Genomic DNA from Porites lutea chromosome 4, jaPorLute2.1, whole genome shotgun sequence:
GTTTACATGATaagtggggtaacccgccacatgttacctcacctattcggggtcccccacctccatgtaaacaagccctAACTGAAGCATAGCTTAACCTGGGCGCTCATTCACGCGCTAATTCATTCCGTGCGATGGGCTCCTCATTATTTTAGTGACAAAGAGTCTCTTCCACGTTTCAGATGCACATACCACAGAAGATGTTGATTACCGATGGAAAGGAGGCAAGTCACAGGGTGTTGAGATTGTCTCCAAGGAAATGGCTCAGTTTGAATTTGTGGGAGCCAAAACGTCGACTAAGGCAAACACCAACAGTAAAGGTAAGCAATTTTAATCAGTTAAGATAATAAAAATTTGTGACATATTCGTTTAATATGTCATTTGACggttcatttttaaaatttgattttacGGACTTTAAAGTGATATTCTGTACATAGCTGTACATGCACAGACTAgagtttgtcttttttgtctgtAAATTAAGGATCTTTTGCCAGTCTGCAAGCATTTTTCACCTTCAAGCGTCGTGTGTCGTACTTCATTACCGCCACCTATATGCCAGCAGTGGTGCTTGTAATCCTAAGTTGGTGTTGCTTTTGGATCCATCGTTCTGCTGTTCCGGCACGAGTAACTCTCTCCATAACAACTATTCTAACTACCATTTTGCTGTATGGCTCGGTCAACTCCAATATGCCCAaggtaattttactgaaataaCAAACAGGAACATTTAGGCAGATACTGCAATGAAAGATAAGCATTTcgaaaaaaataacacaatCAGTTTGATAGAAACCAATATCGCAGGTCTGTACCCAAAGACAAAATTTCTTAGCCCTCAGTTCTTGCTTTCACTGTTATTTCAGGGTATTCGTCTCCTGGAAATCCGAAGTACACGACCATCACTTCCATCGAGGCTCATTTCCATAACCATGTATTTTTCTAGCTATCTACACACACTTTAAACACTAGAAGAGTAACACGATCTGGTGGCGTCCTATACGCAGTGTTAGCTCCCCAAGTAAATTCGAAGAGTGTGCAAAGTAGTCAAAGTAGCCCTTTCTTCAAGACCTTTGTTTGTCTCTAATTAGACATTTTAAAATTGTGGCCTTTTATTATACAGCTTGAAATTTTACTCTTTTATGAGTTACTTCCCACCAAAAGTCGCTAAGAGGGGCAAAGCATTGCAGAATCTATCAAGTCAGAGGATAACAGTTACCAGCGAACGTTGAAGCTCCTTGCGATTTGCGTTAATAAAATTGTTCACATActgagaaattttctttcgtGGGATAACAGTTTACTTTTAAACCAACTGGGCCTCGAGAAACTTGCTAATTTTGTAGTCCGAGAATTTCTATGTTTTCTCGAGGGACCAGCCGTTACAGTTAACTTTATATTTAACGCATTGTgacaagaaaaaatatttttaagagaacagtaaagtttattgtttttacaaaaGAATAATTTGACAAGCTTAGTAGGCACAAACAGAAGGTAAAATATGCCGTTTCAGAAGTATAACATGGTGTTTAAGGTTATAACTTTGAAGCGGTCACTGATTTTTCTAAAGTCAACATCACTTTAAATAACAATATCATGGCCGCCTACAACAATACTCCCAGCGTCCTTTGTGGAGTATAGGTTCTAATGATGTACAAAATTATGCAAGCACTACAGTTTCGTCTTGTTGCTTCTTTTCTTTAGCTCTGTGCTTATTATCTTGGCTTACTTGTGTGGCATAACGATGCTTGCATAAACGCTAAGATTATAAACTTCGTTAATAAACTTAATACGTCGTATTAGTGAAAACAAGCCTTAATACTAATGgcttaaatttggctttttGGTAGGTCAGTTACAGTAAAGCTATCGATTACTTCCTGATGACGTCGCTGGGTTTTATATTTATGGCACTATTGGAATACATCCTTGTGCTTAACACGGATCCACGTTTCTGTACACAAAGACGAAAAGAAGAAAGAGATGAAAAGATGAAGTCATTATACAAGGTAAGGTGTCGATTCTTTGAGCTCTTTTCAGGCAAAAGAGCGTAGGCTTCGCTACATAATTCCCAAAATATGGCCTAAAATTATTTCCAGAATTTCCGGAAAAAGCTCTAAAATTATTTTCGAAATGTCTTAAATTCTCcaaaaactctctaaaattcccaaaaattcacaaaaatgtCGGCTTTTTTGATAGCGAGGGCCCTTTTTGATGAATAACCGCTGCTAAGCTGTAGTGTAGACGACTCTGACGAAAAACACTGATTAGTTGTGCTCATTGGACAGTACGCTAGACACTGCTGTAGCATTTAAGCGGACTGCGCCCTTGGACGGTAAGAAtacaacaaaaaacgttttgttaaCGTTTTTGCTTTGAAATTGCCAAAATGTGGGATGGACTGTTCAAATTGCTCTAAAATCCTTGAATTTGTCGATTTTTTCCCTGAAATTCCCGAGAatttctaaaattctttttgatgtctaaaattccaaaacaaattTCCGAAATTATGTTGCTAAGCCTAAAAGAGCGTTtccacatgacgtcacggcggccattttggtgcTCTAAAATAATgacacggcggccatgttggtgtccaaATCAAATCCTGTGGAagtttaaaaactcttttacgATGCaaagctttccttttttcctaTAAATTTTGCATAGATGCCTGCCACGTTAGAGAACCGCTCTCAGTGTAAACACTTAAATAAAAACGAAGTTCCTCATTTAAGACCTTTTTGCAGCCACTAAAGCAGTCAACATAAATGTATTAAATTTTAGTTGTAAAAATGAGTAATAGATGTTTATTTGGTCCCAAAGACATAAAGCATAACGTAGTCTTGGTTTGATTAGCTTGCTTACTGATAccttttttttgtcagtttgtTTCAATCCCGTTAACCAATGATAGATATCTGACACAAACGCTATTTTGGCAACCagtaatttttttactattattattaaaaaagtaGTTTAGGAAAATATTTAATTGATTCTATCATTTCTAGGAGATTCCTCCCGACACCCTTGTAGGCTTAATGGATGGAAAGAACAAACCAGATGAACTTCCCATGATGCCCTTAAACGGAGACAGCAAGATGATTGACAAGGAGCCGCCCAAGACGCCGGAAAATATTAAGAATCACTGGATCGACTGCGTATCCAGAGTTCTTTTTCCAGTGATTTACTTctcatttataattttttactgGATATACTACATAAATCACCCTGATTCTGCGCTCAGTAACAAAGTACAGGAATAACGTTTACGCTTAACAAGACCTGGGTTGAGTTATGTCAAGAGAGGGTAACTTCaatgtaattttaaaagttttgaataTGATAGATTAAGTGTAAAAACTTGGTTACATCTTTCAGATCTTGTGATCAACGAAAACGTTTCAGTTTCCAAACACTCTGGCGGTAAGTAAAACCACAGGGATTGTGAGCCGTGATCCAAATTCGTATGTCATGACAGATGAATTTGATCACCAGGTAAAGGCACAAGGTAACCGGAAAACACGTTTGGATTGCGCAATGGAAAAGAATGCTGACGAATACTTCTTTAATCAAATTACTGAATGCACTTTCTCATGCTCTGAAGCTAATATTTGACCTGGTTCGTGAGCATTTTTTCATGTGACCGGTAGGTTTGCGTTTGCAAATTTCATCTTTATTTTCACTttagaattattattttatgaGGTTCTTTTTTCACCTCCTTGGCTGCCACTGGTACTTCAATTTGGGCATGGAATCAtgctttttaaaatcttaactCTTAAAAGTTATGCCAGCTAACGTTTCAGAAAGCTGATCCACTTTAGGAGCCTTTCCATAGCATGCCGTTTAGTTATGGATGAACTCCTTAAACTTTAAGCTTCGTTTTTACCTTCTGATGTGACAAAACGTTTGATTACACAGCACGTATAACAAAAAATTCCGCAAGCATGAAGGAAAACAAACATTGTAAGGACGTAACAAAAAGAAGGAACGTAGTTTAAATTACTGCATTAAAATCTAATGATAACCTGACACTCAACAGCTTTAACTGCTAACATTAACATTATATTCATAATATAAGTACACACCAGATTCATTGCATTATTTCTCTAGTTATCATTAAAACATGGTAGCGACTATCAATTCCTAAATATATTGACCTTTATTATCTATGTACAAAATTGAAATGTTAATAAAAGTACTTTCTTTTAACGTGAACTTTGTGAACACTATTGCTACTTGAGAAGTCCAATGAAGTTGATCTCGCCTAGCTTTACACTGGattctttttagttttatttataaTAGAACTAAGGAAAAGTCCAAAAGGCCATCTCCGAGTTGCCTTAAGCCTCTGTTTCGAAGCGAGGCTGTAAGCACGATAGAATAAagaaaactgacatttttcttttgttgttttaccTTCACAAAACATCACAAATAACCTTTCTAAGTAAGAGTTGGCAAAGATTTTTTCCTCCCAAGCCTTTATAAAGATAAAGATCAAACCCAATAAAGATCAAACCCAATCCGTTTCTGAAATGACCGCGCGATTTTGGCTAGAGGGAATGGAACGAGCTTGCTACAGCAAACAACTTGCTAAAGCCTTGTTTCCATGCAtatgatcgtcccgatcgtcccAGTCGTCTCGAATAATGTTCAGACGAGCGGGACGACCATATGGGGAACACTGCCAGGACGATCTCAAACGACCCAGACGTCTGAGACGACCTCGATCGCTAGAATAGAATTGAGTTCTATCcggacgatcgggacgatcaaGTAAATTTTGAAGCGATTATATAAAAACGCTCTCAGCAGACAACTGGGACGATCGGAACGATCTAAGGCTATCCCAGAAACCATCAGCCTTATCAATCGGGAAAAAATTCGGGCTGGACGCCGctgaagtagaaaaaaaaaattaaacaaaaatattcccACCGAGTGGGCGCTATTTTAGGGCgctatttaaacaaaaaaagtccGTTCTATCAAGTTTTCGAGGTGACGTCACTATGTCTTCGTGGAACTCTTCTACGCCGAGAGAAAAAGCGGATGGTAAGACAAGAGGTTTGCTCTGCGATTAAAATCCACCATTATATTCGGCTTGTTTGCGAAACACGCGCAAAAATTCCATCGTCCGACCCAGAAACATCGCTGACCACCAGGCGCTTCTTGTTTTGGGGGCGATCGAGGCGATTGTATTGAAATTAAAATCGTCCCAGTCGTTCGGATCGTCTCGAAATTTTTTGAAACGACTGTGGCGATCGGGaagatcatatggaaaccagggcTTAAGTAGTCTAAAGTGACAAGATTAAGAACAGATCCAGAGGATCCAGAGGATCGAATGGTGAACGTATGGCCCATCTCTGCTCATTTCTCCTGTAAATGGTTGCCATAAAAGTGACAGTAAATCATTGCAATAA
This window encodes:
- the LOC140933887 gene encoding gamma-aminobutyric acid receptor subunit beta-2-like — protein: MRACSATLVLTLLPLIVRRSDEAEEKEALKDYAKSMERALKLSQKINEALAVHDKKVRPNAGGPPVMVDVEFKIISIGEIKEAQMEYTMDIFFRQWWTDPRMAHNMSTPFNMAGDATQMIWTPDTFFWNVKAAKYHRVTRENMRIKIHGDGKVYFSTRITFTAQCDMNLRMYPMDIQVCPLTIESYAHTTEDVDYRWKGGKSQGVEIVSKEMAQFEFVGAKTSTKANTNSKGSFASLQAFFTFKRRVSYFITATYMPAVVLVILSWCCFWIHRSAVPARVTLSITTILTTILLYGSVNSNMPKVSYSKAIDYFLMTSLGFIFMALLEYILVLNTDPRFCTQRRKEERDEKMKSLYKEIPPDTLVGLMDGKNKPDELPMMPLNGDSKMIDKEPPKTPENIKNHWIDCVSRVLFPVIYFSFIIFYWIYYINHPDSALSNKVQE